In Sparus aurata chromosome 3, fSpaAur1.1, whole genome shotgun sequence, the following are encoded in one genomic region:
- the srd5a1 gene encoding 3-oxo-5-alpha-steroid 4-dehydrogenase 1, producing MDWLLSRLFSSEREELYVLDCLAYFMVFMAACTFVTLLFENVPYGRYTSSRYGFPVNVKFAWFVQELPAFLVPLCLVVWTSCAKTTLLPNQLLVAMYFCHYVQRSLIYPFLIRGGKPTPVASFALAFVFCIYNGYMQIRYLSHYAEYPADWVTHPCFIAGSVLWLVGWLVNVHSDHILRNLRKPGETGYKIPTGGMFEYVSGANFLGEITEWAGFALAGHSVHSSAFAIFTAVVLASRAVAHHKWYLTKFEDYPKSRKALIPFLL from the exons ATGGACTGGCTGCTCTCCAGGCTCTTCTCCTcggagagagaggagctgtACGTGTTGGACTGTCTAGCTTACTTCATGGTTTTCATGGCAGCCTGCACTTTCGTGACTCTGCTCTTCGAAAACGTCCCATACGGCCGATACACTAGCAGCAGATATGGCTTTCCAGTGAATGTAAAGTTTGCTTGGTTCGTTCAGGAGCTGCCTGCCTTCCTGGTGCCTTTGTGTCTGGTAGTCTGGACGTCTTGTGCGAAAACAACACTGCTGCCCAACCAGCTGCTCGTTGCTATGTATTTCTGCCACTATGTTCAGAG ATCCCTCATTTATCCATTTTTAATCCGTGGAGGTAAACCAACACCAGTCGCCTCGTTTGCCCTGGCCTTTGTCTTCTGCATCTATAATGGCTACATGCAGATCAGATACCTGAGCCATTATGCTGAGTACCCTGCAGACTGGGTTACACATCCGTGCTTCATTGCAG GGTCTGTCCTGTGGTTGGTCGGCTGGCTGGTGAATGTGCACTCTGACCACATCCTGAGGAACCTGAGAAAGCCTGGAGAGACTGGTTACAAGATTCCCACAG GCGGCATGTTTGAATATGTGTCTGGAGCCAACTTCTTAGGAGAGATAACAGAGTGGGCGGGCTTCGCTCTGGCCGGCCACTCTGTTCACAGTTCAGCTTTTGCCATCTTTACCGCAGTGGTCCTCGCCAGCAGAGCTGTAGCCCACCACAA ATGGTACCTCACTAAGTTTGAAGACTACCCTAAAAGTAGGAAGGCCCTGATTCCCTTTCTCCTCTAA
- the nsun2 gene encoding RNA cytosine C(5)-methyltransferase NSUN2: MGKRSRQRQKNQPAGRDDRDSGWGAGYADIVKENKLFEHYYKELGLVPDGEFEQFMEAMREPLPATIRITGYKSHAKEILHCLKEKYFKDIQEVEIEGQKIEAPQPLSWYPDEQAWHTNMSRKIIRKSPLLEKFHQFLVSETESGNISRQEAVSMIPPLLMKIESHHKILDMCAAPGSKTAQLIEMLHADMDVPFPEGFVIANDVDNKRCYLLVHQAKRLNSPCIMVINHDASCIPTLKIDADGQKDILFYDRILCDVPCSGDGTMRKNIDVWKKWTTSNSLHLHGLQLRIAVRGVEQLAVGGRMVYSTCSLNPIEDEAVIAALLEKSEGALELADSSADLPGLKWMPGVTSWKLMTKDGQWYPDWSHVPSSRHTQIRPTMFPPTDPEKLASMHLERCMRILPHHQNTGGFFVAVLVKKAPMPWNKRYPKLRRDVSSLSAAQTGDSPAASTPVDTPCLPESAMEEEGQGGCPEGKVDGEAEEEAPKGASLAQESAVKQDGVCGPPASKKMKLFGYKEDPFVFLTEDDPVFTTIQSFYDLSPNFPKQNVLTRTHEGKKRHLYMVSKELRNVLLNNSERMKVINTGVKVWSRNSDGEEFGCAFRLAQEGIYTLQPYIRSRIIRVSVEDIKVLLTQENPFLSKLEDDAHAQAKKINMGSIVLKYIPKPDSPADPQCSIQLCGWRGKTSIRAFVPRNERFHYLRMLGVEVFRDKQGLGHKQRDEGKGEEEGAAENEAELDLENGDENGSSQAKANSGNQGTSS, from the exons ATGGGGAAAAGAAGCAGGCAGCGGCAGAAGAACCAGCCTGCCGGCAGAGACGACAGGGACAGC GGCTGGGGAGCCGGCTACGCTGACATTGTCAAGGAGAATAAGCTGTTTGAGCACTACTACAAGGAACTAGGCCTGGTGCCCGATGGAGAGTTTGAACAGTTTATGGAGGCGATGAGGGAACCGCTGCCAGCAACCATCCGCATCACCGGATACAAGAG CCATGCCAAAGAAATCCTCCACTGTCTGAAGGAAAAATACTTTAAGGATATTCAGGAGGTGGAGATCGAAGGCCAGAAGATTGAGGCTCCGCAGCCTCTGAGCTG GTATCCAGATGAGCAGGCCTGGCACACCAACATGAGCAGGAAGATTATCAGGAAGTCTCCCCTGTTGGAGAAGTTCCACCAGTTTCTGGTCAGCGAGACAGAGTCT GGCAACATCAGCCGACAGGAGGCCGTCAGTATgatccctcctctcctcatgaAGATTGAGTCCCACCATAAG ATCCTGGACATGTGTGCAGCTCCAGGGTCAAAGACAGCCCAGCTGATTGAGATGCTCCATGCTGACATGGATGTGCCATTCCCGG AGGGCTTCGTCATCGCTAACGACGTGGACAACAAGCGCTGCTACCTGCTCGTTCACCAAGCCAAGCGCCTCAACAGCCCCTGCATCATGGTGATCAACCACGACGCCTCCTGCATCCCCACGCTCAAGATCGACGCCGACGGCCAGAAGGACATCCTCTTCTACGACCGCATCCTGTGTGACGTGCCCTGCAG CGGCGACGGCACCATGAGGAAGAACATAGACGTGTGGAAGAAGTGGACGACCAGCAACAGCCTGCACCTCCACGG gCTGCAGCTGCGTATTGCCGTGCGTGGCGTTGAACAGCTGGCTGTAGGAGGGAGGATGGTCTACTCCACCTGTTCACTCAACCCTATAGAGGACGAAGCTGTCATCGCAGCACTGCTGGAGAAGAGCGAAG GAGCGCTGGAGCTGGCCGACAGCTCAGCCGATCTGCCAGGGCTGAAGTGGATGCCTGGGGTCACTTCCTGGAAG CTGATGACCAAGGACGGCCAGTGGTACCCGGACTGGTCCCATGTTCCGAGCAGTCGTCACACGCAGATCCGCCCCACCATGTTCCCGCCAACAGACCCCGAGAAGCTTGCTAGCATGCATCTGGAGAGATG tATGAGGATTCTGCCTCATCACCAGAACACTGGCGGCTTCTTTGTGGCAGTGCTGGTGAAGAAAGCCCCGATGCCTTGGAACAAAAGATATCCCAAG CTGAGGAGGGATGTCTCGTCCCTCTCAGCGGCCCAGACTGGAGACTCTCCAGCGGCCTCGACCCCTGTAGACACTCCTTGTCTGCCTGAGAGTGctatggaggaggaggggcaggGGGGATGCCCAGAGGGAAAAGTAGACGGGGAGGCAGAAGAGGAGGCACCCAAAGGAGCATCCTTGGCCCAGGAGAGTGCTGTGAAACAAGATGGAGTGTGTGG gcCTCCAGCCTCTAAGAAGATGAAGCTGTTTGGTTATAAAGAAGACCCCTTTGTGTTCCTGACTGAAGATGACCCCGTCTTCACCACCATACA atCTTTCTATGATCTGTCGCCAAACTTCCCCAAACAGAATGTTCTGACCAGAACCCACGAGGGCAAGAAGAGACACCTGTACATGGTGTCCAAGGAGCTGCGCAACGTGCTGCTCAATAACAGCGAGCGCATGAAG GTCATTAACACGGGGGTGAAGGTGTGGTCTCGCAACAGTGATGGAGAGGAGTTTGGCTGTGCCTTCAGACTGGCTCAGGAg GGTATCTACACTCTTCAGCCGTACATTCGCTCCAGGATAATCAGAGTGAGTGTGGAGGACATCAAAGTGCTGCTGACCCAGGAGAACCCCTTCCTCAGCAAACTGGAGGATGACGCTCACGCTCAGGCCAAGAAAATAA ATATGGGTAGCATTGTGTTGAAGTACATCCCCAAACCAGA TTCCCCAGCGGACCCTCAGTGTTCCATCCAGCTGTGTGGCTGGAGGGGAAAGACGTCCATCCGCGCTTTCGTCCCCCGTAACGAGAGGTTTCATTACCTCCGAATGTTAGGCGTGGAGGTCTTCAGAGACAAACAGGGCCTCGGGCACAAACAGAGGGATGAGGGtaagggagaggaggaaggagcggCAGAGAATGAGGCAGAGCTGGACTTGGAGAACGGTGATGAAAACGGATCATCACAAGCGAAGGCCAACAGCGGCAACCAGGGGACCAGCAGCTGA